The segment CTTCAGCATGCGCATCGGGTAACCCGTCGGCGAGACGCCATTGACGATGATGTCTTCTTCCGATGCCTTGTAGTATTCCTGCTTGACCTTGTTTGGCAAGCCGCATTCCTTGGTGACGGTAAAGCGCGTCGCCACTTGCACGCCGGCCGCGCCCGCTTCCAGGAAGGACACGGCATCGCTGCCCGTGAAGATGCCGCCAGCGGCGATCAGCGGGATGTCCAGCTGCTCGGCCTTCAGGTAGGCCAGCAGTTCTGCCGTGATCGTGTGCAGGTCGTAATTGGCCCAGTCCATGCCGAAACCCAGGTGGCCGCCAGCCAAAGGTCCTTCGACGATGATGAAGTCGGGCAAACGGTCCAGCTTGGCGTTCTTGCGCAGGAAAATCTGCAGGGCGCGCACGGACGACACGATGATGCCCAGCTTGGCATCACGGAAACGCGGGTGATCGGCCATCAGGGCGAACGAACCGAAGTGCAAACCGGCGGACAGGGTGATGCCGTCGATGCCGGCATCCAGTGCCGCATTCAGGCGCACGCGCAAGGTTTCACGCGGTCCATTCATGGTCAGCTTTTCCATGCAATTGACGAAGATCAAACCATCGCCTTTTTTCGCTTCCATGGTGCGGCCGATATGCAGGCGTTGCGCTTCCGCCAGGCGGCCCAGGTCGAACTGCACCACGGCCTTGTCGCTGTTATTGATGTTGAACTTGTACAGTTTCGTCTTGTCTTTGACGAAGGTGGTGTCGAAACGGCGATCCGACACGTCTTCCACCATGGCATCGGAGATATGCCCGATACCGTTCAGCCGGGCCGCTTCCAGGGCCAGCTCCGACGTGGAAATATCCACACCCATTCCGCCTATCATGATGGGCACATATTCTTTTTTGCCAAATCGCAGGCGGAAATCATCAACACGTTTCATTGCTATCCTTAGACTACCGTGGTTATCACTGAGCCAGATGTACGGTCAAGCCCGGCGCCGGTCGGGCGCGCGGGCGCATGTAGCTGTGCGCAGCTTCAATTCTACCCCAAGCGGGCAGGCTCTCCGAGGCAGAGCTTGCCTCCATGCGGGTGCAAGCGCAGGCTGGAGCGTGCGCAGCATCGAAATTAATCGCGGAAATTGTTAAATTCCAGCGGCATGTCGGGCACGTCCTTGCGCAGCATGGCCATGGCCGCCTGCAGGTCGTCGCGCTTGGCGCCCGTGACGCGCACGGCTTCGCCCTGGATGCTCGCTTGCACTTTCATCTTGCTGTCCTTGATGACGCGCACGATTTTCTTGGCATCATCCGATTCGATGCCATTCTTGATCTTGATGATCTGCTTGACCTTGTCGCCGCCGATCTTCTTGATGTCGCCTTCGTCGAGGAAGCGTACATCGACCTTGCGTTTGGTCAATTTGTTGGTCAGCACGTCGCGTACCTGGCTGAGCTGGAATTCCGAATCCGCAAACGCGGTCAATTCGTTTTCCTTGTGTTCGACGCGGGCGTCGCTGCCCTTGAAGTCGAAGCGGGTCGTGATTTCCTTGTTCGATTGCTCGACTGCATTCTTGACTTCGATCATATCGGCTTCGGAGACTACATCAAATGACGGCATGGTCTGTTCCTTTTCTTGTTAAAGCGAGCGCGCGCTCGGCGCACTGGGCCTTGGCGGCTGATTCCGCGCCATGGGACGGCCCTGTTAAAGATGCGACATTTTAACGGACAACGGACAAGTCGCCCTTGTCCTGAGGTGGTTTTTTGTCGCTTTCGCTCTATAATCGAGCAAAATTTCCCTATCTCATGCATCCAGAGCTCACCATCGAACACAATTACAACCTCCAGCGCCTGAATACCTTCGGCATCGCGGCCAACGCTGCCGCCTATGTACGCATCACTTCGCAGGCCCAATTGCAGGCCGCGCTGCAAGATCCCGCCCTGTCCGCCATGCCGCGCCTGATATTGGGCGGCGGCAGCAACATCGTGCTCACGGGCGACTTTCCCGGCGCCGTGCTGCACATGGCCACGCGCGGCATGCGCCTGGCGCAGGCGGACTTCGAGACGATACTCGTCACGGCCGCGGCCGGCGAAAACTGGCACGATTTCGTGCAGTGGACCCTGGCGCAAGGCGTGGGCGGGCTGGAAAACTTGTCATTGATCCCCGGCACGGTAGGCGCGGCGCCTATCCAGAATATCGGCGCGTATGGCGTTGAAATCAAGGATTATCTGCATAGCGTGAGCGTCATGCACAGCGCCAGCGGCATCGTCTTCGACATGGACCGCGACGCTTGCCGCTTTGCCTATCGCGACAGCATCTTCAAGCAGGCGGACGGGCGCGAGCTGATCGTGCTGGAAGTGACGTTTGCCTTGCCAGCCGAATGGCAGCCGAACTTGCGCTATGCGGAACTGGCGCAGGCCGTGGCCGAGCGCAATCTTGCCGAGCCGACGCCGCAACAGGTGGCCGACACGGTAATGGCGATCCGCCGGCGAAAATTGCCGGATCCTGCCGTGATCGGCAATGCGGGCAGTTTCTTCAAGAATCCCGTGGTGTCACGGGAGCAATGTCTTGCCTTGCTGGAACGTTTCCCTGCGCTTGTGCACCATGCGCAAGCCGATGGCACGGAAAAGCTGGCGGCCGGCTGGCTGATCGATCAGTGTGGCTGGAAGGGAAAAAACCTGGGGCCCGCGGGAGTGTATCCCAAGCAGGCGCTGGTTCTGGTGAATAATGGCGGCGCTCGTGGCGCGGACATTACCCGGCTGGCGGAAGCGATACAGGATGATGTAGAGGCGAAATATGGCGTGCGCCTGTCGCCCGAGCCTGTGTTTGTCTAAATAGTCAATCCGCGCTTGAAAAAATGTTCAGGGCAAGGCGCATTGCCGAAGACAGTACGTATAGTACGGCGAGGCAGTGCAACGCAGCCATGGACGTTTTTTCTGCGTGGATTAACCGAAGTGGCAGACGTAGTCGACAGTTTCAGTGGTTTCAATATCAAAATAGCTATTGCCCGGGATGCTGAATTGCGTGCCCGCGCCATAGCTGTTCCATTCCGCCGCGTCAGCCAAACGTACCTTGCACAGGCCGCCGACGATCTCCATGATTTCCGGCGCGCCCGTGTTGAAGCGCAACGATGACGGGAAAATCACGCCCACGCTTTTCTTCGTGCCATCGGCGAGGATGACGTTGTGCGACACGCATTTGCCGTCAAAGTAGATATTCGACTTCTTGACGACGCTGACATTGTCCAGTTGTGTGCTCATGCTTCACTTTCCTTGCTGTTAAAAATCAGTCGCGGACGTCATTGGCGCTCAGCACGCTGTTGCGTCCGCCGCGCTTGGCCGCGTACAGGGCCTGGTCGGCGCGGTTGATCAGTTGCTCGATCGTCGAGTCCGGCGATGGGACGACGGTGGCCACGCCGATCGAGATGGTCACGATGCCTGTGGTGGCCGCCGGGTTTTCGATCTGCAAACCTTCCAGGTGGCGCCGGCATGCCTCGGCGATCAGCCGCGCGCCGGCCGCTTCCGTTTCCGGCAGGATCAGGGCGAACTCTTCGCCGCCATAACGGGCTGCCAGGTCGGCCGGGCGTTTCAAATGTTCCGTCAGCACGGCGGCGACTTTTTTCAGGCCCAGGTCGCCCGCCAGGTGGCCAAAGTGGTCGTTATAGCTTTTGAAATGGTCGATATCGCAAAACAGCAGGCTCAGCGGCGTCTTGTCGCGCTGGCCCCGCTGCCATTCGAATTGCAGGGTTTCATCGAAGCGGCGGCGGTTGGCGATGCCCGTCAAGCCATCGAGGGCAGCCAGTTTCTGTAATTCAATGTTCGCATCCGCCAGATTCTTTTGGCTTTCGCGCAGGAAACGGAATGCCTGGTCGCGCTGCAATCGGCTGATGTGCGCGTTGGAATGGTAGCGTATGCGCGCCAGCAACTCCAGGCGGTCCGGCAGTTTCACCACATAATCGTTGGCGCCGACGGCAAAGCTGTGGGCCTTCAGTTTCGGGTCGTCCTTGGCCGACATGACGATGACGGGCACATGCGCGAGCGCCGCGTTGTCGCGGTACAGCTGGATCAGCGCGAAGCCGTCGATGCCGGGCATCACCAGGTCTTGCAGGATGACGGTCGGTTGCAAACGCAGCGCCGTGTCGAGCGCCTGCGTGGCGTCCGTCACGTAATGAAATTCGATATCCTGCTGGTCGCTGAGCATGCGCCGGACTGCCTCGGCAATGATCAACTGGTCGTCCACCAGCAGCACGCTGACCTTGAATTCGGTCAATGCGGGCTCATGCTGGGTGAAGCTGGAGGAGAATTCTGGCATTGCATTCTTTTCAGATGTTAGGGGAGGGCTCCCACCCATTGTTGAGCTTGGCGCCCAGGCGGCTGCGCAGGCTGGCGCCTATTCTATCCAATGGCAGGATTTGCTGCGCCGCATCGAGTTCGGCCGCCGCACGCGGCATGCCGTACACGGCACTGCTGGCCTGGTCTTGCGCAATCGTCGTCTTGCCCGCGCGGCGCATGGCCAGCAGGCCATCGCCGCCGTCGCGCCCCATGCCAGTGAGCAATACGCCGATGGCGTCGCCGCGCCAGTGCTGTGCCACGCAGTTGAAGAAGACATCGACGGACGGGCGGTAAACATAGTCGCGTGGTGCTGCATCGTACCCCAAACGATAATTTTGATCTAGCAGCAGGTGATCATTGGTCTTGGCGATCAGTACGCTGCCTGCCACCAGTTCGTCGCCGTCGGCGATCACGCGCACGGGCATGCTGAGCTGGTCATCGAGCCATTTGGCGAAGTGCGAGGCGAAGGTTTCATCGATATGCTGCACCACGACGATGGCGCAGCCGGGCGGCGCCGTCCAGCCGGACAGCACCTTGGCCACGGCCGACGGCCCGCCCGTCGAGGCGCCGATGGCCACCAGAGTGCTGACCTGGCCATCGCCCCGGTCGCCGCCATTGCCGTTCGCCTGGCGCGGCGGCGGCGCTTCGGCGCTGTGGCGTATCAGCTTGCCAATGGTCTTGATCTTGGCCAGCAGTTCGCTGTCGCCGCCCACTTCGCCCTGCAGCACGGGCGTGGCCGTGACGTCGAGTGCGCCCGCACCCAGCGCGCGGAAGACCTGGTTGACATTGTCCTGCGGGCGCCCCGTGACGACGAGGATGGCGCACGGGCTTTGCTCCATGATCAGGCGCGTCGCTTCCACGCCATCCATCTCCGGCATGTTCAAGTCCATCAGGATCAGGTCGGGACGGTTGCCCTCGCACATGCGCACGGCTTCGAGTCCCGTGCGGGCGATCCACAGCACCTGGTGTTCCTGCGTGCTGGCGACCACCCGGCGCAGGGCCTCGGCGGCCATGGCGACATCGTTGGCGATGGCAATTTTCATGAATGACAGCTCATAAGCGGGCATCTCCTATCAGGTCGGCCACCGCGTCGAGCAAGGTCTCGTCGTGGAAGCTGCCTTTGGTCAAATAATAGTCGGCGCCGGCGGACAGGCCGCGCGCGCGGTCTTCCGGACGGTCCTTGTACGACACGATCATCACCGGCAGCTTGTGCAGGTGCAGGTCCTTCTTGATCAGCGAAACGAGTTCGATGCCATCCATGCGCGGCATGTCGACGTCGGTGATCACCAGGTCATATTCTCCGCTGCGCACCACGTTCCAGCCGTCGATGCCATCGATGGCCACGTCGACGTCGAAGCCGCGCGCCAGCAGCAGCTTGCGCTCCATCTCGCGCACCGTCAGCGAATCGTCGACGACGAGGATGCGCTTGGCGCGGCGCTGCTGCGCGTGGCCCGCCTGCGCCAGCTGGTGCAGGCCGCCTTCGTGCAGCAGCTTGTCGATCGACAGCAGCAAATCGGGCACGTCGAGGATCAGCACCGGTTCGCCGTCGTCGAGCAGGGCGGCGGCGGAAATGTCGCGCATCTTGCCGAAGATCGGGTCGATGGCCTGCACGGCCAGGCTTTGTTCGCCGCGGATGGCGTCGACCACCAGCGCATAGCTTTGCTTGCCGCGTCCGATCACCACCACCGGTAAATCGTCGGCCTGGCTGGCCGCTTCGCCCAGCTCGAGCACCTGCGCCGCCGATACCAGTCCCAGATGTTCGCCCTTGAGTTCAAAGAACTGCTTGTTTTCCAGGGTATGGATGGCCGCTTGCGGCACGCGCACCACGCTTTCCACCTTGACGATGGGGATGGCGTAGGCTTCGCCGTGCACGTCGACCACCAGCGCGCGCACGATCGACTGCGTCAGGGGCAGGGTGATCAGGGCGCGGAAACCGCGGCCCGGTTCCGATTCGAGGCGCACGGTGCCGTTTTGCTGGCGTATCGTCTCGTGCACGATGTCGAGGCCCACGCCGCGTCCGGACAATTGATTCGCCTTTTCCTTCAGGCTGAAGGCGGGCAGGAACAGAAATTCCAGCAGCTCGCCCGGCGACAGCGCGGCGGCCATGGCGGGGCCGGCCATCTTGCGCTCGATGACGGACTGGCGGATTTTTTCCAGGTCGACGCCGCGCCCGTCGTCGCTGATCTCGATGCTCAGCATGCCGGCGCGGTGGCGCGCCTCCATGCGTATCGTGCCCAGCGCTTCCTTGCCCGCGTCGATGCGCTCGTACGGGCCTTCCATGCCATGGTCGATGGCATTGCGCAGCATGTGGTTCAGCGGGCTTTCGATCTTCGCCAGGATGTCGCGGTCGACCAGGGTGTCTTCGCCGTCGATCTCGAGCTGCACTTCCTTGCCCAGGCTGCGCGCCAGGTCGCGCACCATGCGGGGAAACGCGTGGATGCCGTCGCGGAAAGGGCGCATGCGCAGGGCCAGCACTTCGTCGACCATGCCTTGCGAGACGGCCAGCAGGCGCCGTTCATAGGTTTCGATGTCGGCGATGTGCTCGAGCATGAACTGCTTCAGGGGCTGCGTCTTTTGCAGCGCCAACAGGGACTTTTCCATCAGGCCCGGGTCGGCCGAACGGGCAATGGCTTCGTGCAGGTGCTCGATGGCGGAAAACAGGCTGCTCTGGTTGCGCTTGAAGCGTTGCAGGGCGCCGACGAACGGGTGCATCTGGTGCGCATTGATGCGCGATTCGCTGGCCAGCGACAGCAGTTTGTCGAAGTTCTGCGCCTGGGCCTTGGCCGGTGCCGCGCCTGTACGCGGTACTGGCGCGGCCGTTTCCGGTTCATCCCCTGCCAAGCCGCTGGCCACGGGAACTTGCGGTTCGGCCGCTTCCGGCGGCAAGGGGGGCGGAGCAGGAACGGGCGCCGGCGCCGAAGGCAGTGCCGGCAATTCGGGCAGGTCGGCGATGCCGGCGATGGCGTTCAGGGTCTGGTCGATCTGCGCCGCATTGGCGGCCAGCCACGCTTCGGCGCCCGCGTCGTCCAGGCGCGACAGCTGCACGATCAGGTCGACGCCCGACAGCAGCACGTCGACCCGTTCCGGCGTGAGTTTCAAGCGGCCGTGCTGGGCGGCGACGAAGCTGTCTTCCATGCCGTGCGCCAGCTGCACCACCACTTGCAGGCCGACGATGGCGGCGGCGCCCTTGATCGAGTGCGCCGCGCGCATCATCGCTTCGACGGCGGCCGCGTCACCCGCATGGCGCTCCATGGCCAGCAAGCCGTCGGTGAGGATCTGGGTCTGGCTGTCCGCCTCCATGCGGAACAGGTCCAGCATGGAAAAGGCACTGAGGTCGCCGTGCTGGTCCTGGCTCATCGTAATAGTCTCGCAAGTTGAAAGCCGATCAGCGCCGTGTCGAGGCAGCCGATGCGCATGTCGCCCTCGGTGATCACGCCCGACAGGAAGCGCGACAGGCCCTTGTTGATGGTGGCCGCCGGCGCCTGCACGGCGCCCGACGCATAGCGCACGATGCCGTGCAGGTCGGCCACGGGCAGCGCGTAAGCCTGCTCCTCCCAGCGCATCAGCAGCAGGCGGGCGAACGTGTGGCGGCCCTTGGCCGGCGGCGCACCCTGTTCGTCGATGCCCAGCAAGTGTGCCAGCGACATGCACGGATACAGCTTGCCGCCGATATTGACGATGCCCGCCAGGCCGCCTCCGCCGCGGTGCGGTAGCGCGTGCGGCTTGGCCTGCGGCGCCACGGAGTCGAATACGCGCGTGGGCAGCGCCAGCCATTCGCGGCCGATGCGAAACACCAGCGCCGAACTGTCGCGCACTTCACCGCCCGCGTCCAGCTGGCGGAAGTGGCTGGCCCAGTCGCGCCGGTAGTGTTCGTCCACGGGCCGCTGCAGGTTGCGCTGGGCGGCGCCCGCGTACACGTCGCAGTTGCGGCAATGGACGTTGGCTGGCAGCTTGGGGCAGCTCTGGTCGCCGACCACGCCGATATGGTTCCAGCAGTCGTCGATGGTGGCGGGGGACTCGGTGGCGATGAGATTTGTCATGCTTGCCCCTTAGTTGGACGCCTGGCGGCGCTCGTAGATGCGTGCCGCGCGCGCCTTCAGGGTGGCGGCGGCCGTGTGGTTGCCATTGCGTTCGGCCAGCAGGGACAGGTGGCACAGCGCCTCGTAGTGGTCGGGCTGCAGATAGATGCAGCGGCGCCAGTAATCGTCGGCCAGGTCCATCTTGCCGGCCAGTTCATTGATGATGCCCAGCATGAAATACGCTTCCGCCGCCTCGGGCACTTTCGCCAGGTGGGCGTGGCATTTTTCACCGGCTTCGCGCAGCTGGCCGCGGTCGGCCAGCAGGCGCGCTTCGGCCAGCAAGTCCGTTTGCGCGGCGGCTGCTTGTACCGGCACGGGCCGCGGGCGCGCCGCCTCTGGCGCCGGTGCCGATGGGGGACGCAAAGGCGCCGGCCGTGGCGTGGGCGGCACGCTGCGCAGCGCGCGCGCCGGTGGCAAGGCGGCCACCGGGATGATGGCGGCCGGTGGCGTGCTGTCCTTTTTCAGGGCGAAGGCCTGGCGGAACTGCAGCGGCGCAAAGCCGTTCTGACAGAACGACGGCACTTCCGCA is part of the Janthinobacterium sp. 67 genome and harbors:
- a CDS encoding nitronate monooxygenase, giving the protein MKRVDDFRLRFGKKEYVPIMIGGMGVDISTSELALEAARLNGIGHISDAMVEDVSDRRFDTTFVKDKTKLYKFNINNSDKAVVQFDLGRLAEAQRLHIGRTMEAKKGDGLIFVNCMEKLTMNGPRETLRVRLNAALDAGIDGITLSAGLHFGSFALMADHPRFRDAKLGIIVSSVRALQIFLRKNAKLDRLPDFIIVEGPLAGGHLGFGMDWANYDLHTITAELLAYLKAEQLDIPLIAAGGIFTGSDAVSFLEAGAAGVQVATRFTVTKECGLPNKVKQEYYKASEEDIIVNGVSPTGYPMRMLKNTPAIGAGIRPGCESYGYLLDATGNCAYINSYNREVAAHPEQKTVVVMDKTCLCTHMRNFNCWTCGHYTYRLKDTTHKLDNGEYQILTAEHVFKDYQFSVDNQIALPEKEILAAS
- a CDS encoding YajQ family cyclic di-GMP-binding protein, giving the protein MPSFDVVSEADMIEVKNAVEQSNKEITTRFDFKGSDARVEHKENELTAFADSEFQLSQVRDVLTNKLTKRKVDVRFLDEGDIKKIGGDKVKQIIKIKNGIESDDAKKIVRVIKDSKMKVQASIQGEAVRVTGAKRDDLQAAMAMLRKDVPDMPLEFNNFRD
- the murB gene encoding UDP-N-acetylmuramate dehydrogenase, with product MHPELTIEHNYNLQRLNTFGIAANAAAYVRITSQAQLQAALQDPALSAMPRLILGGGSNIVLTGDFPGAVLHMATRGMRLAQADFETILVTAAAGENWHDFVQWTLAQGVGGLENLSLIPGTVGAAPIQNIGAYGVEIKDYLHSVSVMHSASGIVFDMDRDACRFAYRDSIFKQADGRELIVLEVTFALPAEWQPNLRYAELAQAVAERNLAEPTPQQVADTVMAIRRRKLPDPAVIGNAGSFFKNPVVSREQCLALLERFPALVHHAQADGTEKLAAGWLIDQCGWKGKNLGPAGVYPKQALVLVNNGGARGADITRLAEAIQDDVEAKYGVRLSPEPVFV
- the ppnP gene encoding pyrimidine/purine nucleoside phosphorylase, whose product is MSTQLDNVSVVKKSNIYFDGKCVSHNVILADGTKKSVGVIFPSSLRFNTGAPEIMEIVGGLCKVRLADAAEWNSYGAGTQFSIPGNSYFDIETTETVDYVCHFG
- a CDS encoding diguanylate cyclase codes for the protein MPEFSSSFTQHEPALTEFKVSVLLVDDQLIIAEAVRRMLSDQQDIEFHYVTDATQALDTALRLQPTVILQDLVMPGIDGFALIQLYRDNAALAHVPVIVMSAKDDPKLKAHSFAVGANDYVVKLPDRLELLARIRYHSNAHISRLQRDQAFRFLRESQKNLADANIELQKLAALDGLTGIANRRRFDETLQFEWQRGQRDKTPLSLLFCDIDHFKSYNDHFGHLAGDLGLKKVAAVLTEHLKRPADLAARYGGEEFALILPETEAAGARLIAEACRRHLEGLQIENPAATTGIVTISIGVATVVPSPDSTIEQLINRADQALYAAKRGGRNSVLSANDVRD
- the cheB gene encoding chemotaxis-specific protein-glutamate methyltransferase CheB, giving the protein MKIAIANDVAMAAEALRRVVASTQEHQVLWIARTGLEAVRMCEGNRPDLILMDLNMPEMDGVEATRLIMEQSPCAILVVTGRPQDNVNQVFRALGAGALDVTATPVLQGEVGGDSELLAKIKTIGKLIRHSAEAPPPRQANGNGGDRGDGQVSTLVAIGASTGGPSAVAKVLSGWTAPPGCAIVVVQHIDETFASHFAKWLDDQLSMPVRVIADGDELVAGSVLIAKTNDHLLLDQNYRLGYDAAPRDYVYRPSVDVFFNCVAQHWRGDAIGVLLTGMGRDGGDGLLAMRRAGKTTIAQDQASSAVYGMPRAAAELDAAQQILPLDRIGASLRSRLGAKLNNGWEPSPNI
- a CDS encoding hybrid sensor histidine kinase/response regulator, which codes for MSQDQHGDLSAFSMLDLFRMEADSQTQILTDGLLAMERHAGDAAAVEAMMRAAHSIKGAAAIVGLQVVVQLAHGMEDSFVAAQHGRLKLTPERVDVLLSGVDLIVQLSRLDDAGAEAWLAANAAQIDQTLNAIAGIADLPELPALPSAPAPVPAPPPLPPEAAEPQVPVASGLAGDEPETAAPVPRTGAAPAKAQAQNFDKLLSLASESRINAHQMHPFVGALQRFKRNQSSLFSAIEHLHEAIARSADPGLMEKSLLALQKTQPLKQFMLEHIADIETYERRLLAVSQGMVDEVLALRMRPFRDGIHAFPRMVRDLARSLGKEVQLEIDGEDTLVDRDILAKIESPLNHMLRNAIDHGMEGPYERIDAGKEALGTIRMEARHRAGMLSIEISDDGRGVDLEKIRQSVIERKMAGPAMAAALSPGELLEFLFLPAFSLKEKANQLSGRGVGLDIVHETIRQQNGTVRLESEPGRGFRALITLPLTQSIVRALVVDVHGEAYAIPIVKVESVVRVPQAAIHTLENKQFFELKGEHLGLVSAAQVLELGEAASQADDLPVVVIGRGKQSYALVVDAIRGEQSLAVQAIDPIFGKMRDISAAALLDDGEPVLILDVPDLLLSIDKLLHEGGLHQLAQAGHAQQRRAKRILVVDDSLTVREMERKLLLARGFDVDVAIDGIDGWNVVRSGEYDLVITDVDMPRMDGIELVSLIKKDLHLHKLPVMIVSYKDRPEDRARGLSAGADYYLTKGSFHDETLLDAVADLIGDARL
- a CDS encoding chemotaxis protein CheW, producing MTNLIATESPATIDDCWNHIGVVGDQSCPKLPANVHCRNCDVYAGAAQRNLQRPVDEHYRRDWASHFRQLDAGGEVRDSSALVFRIGREWLALPTRVFDSVAPQAKPHALPHRGGGGLAGIVNIGGKLYPCMSLAHLLGIDEQGAPPAKGRHTFARLLLMRWEEQAYALPVADLHGIVRYASGAVQAPAATINKGLSRFLSGVITEGDMRIGCLDTALIGFQLARLLR